Sequence from the Argentina anserina chromosome 7, drPotAnse1.1, whole genome shotgun sequence genome:
TTGGTTGAAATTGAACTATGCAGAGTCGAATGCGGGTGGAAATAATGGACAGCAATGTCACCGGCAGAAGACAGATGTGTCCTTCTCGGATTTAGGTCCATTGAAGGATAATGAGCGCCGAGACCTCAACTGTGCTGTCAAGGAGTATTTGCTTACAGCAGGCTACCGGCTTACGGCATTGACGTTTTTCGAAGAGGTATTTTATTGAGATGACTGCTTTATTTATGCCACCACATGTTTATTGGATCAACTTTAGTAGACTAAACTGATTGAATTTGTTGCTGTATGTTGTGTTGTCGTTGGCATCGGAGAAAATATAATGTAGAGCAGAGCTATAAAACCAGTGATGTAGCTGTTGTAATTTCGAAATTTATGGAATAGAAACTAGAGGGAGGCTTGTTGAGGGGAAAGGCACCAAGGAGTTCAAGAAAACTCAACTTTGACTGTTCCAGTTTAATTGTACTTACACTCATTAAACAAGATTCCCTCGAAGTACCTAAATTCAGTGTATTTATACTAGACTAAAATCCATACTTTTGGCGTATTTGTTCATATGTCCAGATACTGTGGACTTTTAGAGTATCAATGAGGACatcatttttgaaaaaaataggTATCGGCGTAGTCTTGACCTTCCAAATAGGGTATTTCTTTTTAAGGTCTGGCTATTGCATCAAGACATCTTACAGTGTAATTCTTTTTGTGAATGTACATAATTCATCTTGCTAGTATGCGTATTATGTCAATGTTTTCAAGTGACAAATAAGATTCTAGCGATTTTGTCAGAGAGGAAGAGCATCCAAAAGTTTATAATGTTTGGTCAAAGTTTTTGATAATTCATCGCTTATCAATTTATGATGGCTAGTTATGAGAATCCTGTAGAATACTAGCAAGTTGCATTATCTACTATAGGTGGTAAGCTGTACACCCCCCAAACACCACTGCTACATCTACTGTACAATCCACACTGGCTTTACTGTTGATTTGTTATTATCCTCATTTTGGTTGAACATTATTAGTTTATCAAGTGACTAATTCGTATGTCATTTGTTGAAACTGCTTCCAGTTACAGTTCTTTGATAATAGATTATTTTCTAGTCGATTAAAGTTATTAAAAAAGCAGTCTTAATTTCTGACGAATAGAATAAATCAAATATCTTTAGAAGTTTTTCAATACGATTTAGCTTCGTATGTTTAAGGCCATAATGATTTGCATTTGAAACCCATTACATTTGATAAACCTTTTTATCAGGTGACATTGGTACTTTTggcagtttttttttggtgtgtGACTGAGCTTAACATTTTATTTTACCTTGTTTAACTAATCTTAACAGTCTTCTTCCTTGCCCTCTAATTACTTTCTCCCCAGGTCACAGACCAGAATCTAGATGTTTGGCAAAACTTACCTGCATGTGTACCAGATGCCCTGCGACATTATTATTATCAGTATCTCTCATCCACTACAGAGGCTGCTGAGGTATTTTTCAAAACATGTTATCTAGCATGTAGGCAGGTTGCTAAAATTCTTGATAACCCACTTACATTTCAGGGGTATGTGGCTTGTAATTTATATGCTTTCGGCCTCGGGAGCACAAGGCTCAGTTATTGAAATATGAGTTTGGTTGTTATATTTGGTGAAAGAATCTGTCACTTATATTCTCCCTTTCCCATACTTTTTGGAGAAAGTCTTCAAGTTTTCCGTTTGTTTCTGCTTTTCTGCTTCTGGCTGTGGCATGTCACATGTTTTTTGCACCAAGGGAGCacatatgtataatatattgaCTTCCCAAGATTGATGTGGTGGGTGGTGTGGCAAATACACCCATTCCCTCCTATTTGATTGTGTTTAAAGTGTGCAGGCATGCAGCATTCAGAAATTAAGAAATCCTTTGTTGGTGTTTGCTTTTCTTTCCTCACCTTTTTATTGCCCTTATCAATAAAATATATCATACAATGGACTAAAAAGGAGCACTACATAATCAAAACTGCCTGAAAAATTAATTGCATCTAACAAGGCTTTATTATTGAAATATGGTAATGAAAAACTAATTGCATctaaacaatctgaaaatcttAAACTATTTTTGGCCTTATTCTTCGCTTTGCAATTGCTTCAAACCTTGTTATCGAACTTATGTGTGGTCAATCAAAGTACATTAAATGCTTGCTGTTTCTCGACTGTAGTTAGAAGTCACATTGCTTATGCTTTATGATAGCTAGTTAGCTACTACATCTattgtatacatatatatacacacagctatttttttcttttgtttttgtatttaGTTACTTCTTATGTGTCTATCCTAAAGTTATTATAAATAAAGATTTATATCCATGCAGGAGAAAATTTCCATGCTCCGGAAAAATGAGTCGTTGttggaagaaaatgagaagctCAATTATGAAAAGCTGTGTTTggttaaaaataaagatatgGCTAAAGGACAAATAAGTGCACTTAACAAATCATTGGAGTCTCTTCAGAAGGACCTTAAAGACAAAGAGAACCTTGTAAGTGTCCTTACTACTCTGCAATCTGCTTACTAATATGCTGTTCAATCAAGACATTTAAGGAACAATAACTCACCTTTAATTCAGGTCCAAGATTTGAAGCAGTCCGTAGAGCACCAAAGAAAGGAACTCAATGATTGTAGAGCTGAAGTCACTGCTTTGAAAATGCGCATTGAAGGATCTCGTTTGGGAAGAAACATGGTAGCCACTGATATTGATCATGTGCAATCCCTGGCATTGGAAAAATACAAAGAAGAGGTGAAATCACTGCAGATGGAACTAGAAATTTTACGATCCAATATTGCAAATGCTCCTGATTATGTAGATGTCACCCAAGCTGGGAGAGGGTCTATGCAGATGGAAGAAAAGGTTGTAGTCATGGATGAGGAGAAAAGTATAATACAGCATTCAGTTGATGCTATAACAAAAATTGTGGAAAAAGCTGATCAATCACTAGATGCTGTTGACAACCTAATTATACCTAAGGATGTGTCAGAAGAAGATTCAGTAAATCCTTCTAATGGTAGTAGTGCCTTGATAAATGGTGAAACTGTCTCCAAACAAAATGTTGAACCATCTGCATCTGGCATGTTGCATCTAACAACAGAGGATCATAGTGCTGAAACTATTTCAGAGAAAAGGGCAAGTTTCTTATACTTATTCTCGTGTCTTTTCACGCatcaatatttttcttttcttttgccaAGATTAGGTGGAGATATGTAAGGGCTGATTCTTTTGAAGTTAACACCGAGACACCCcattttctcttatttttgGATGGGCCGAGTCTAATTATCATATCTTCAATAAATTGAATTTAAACCTTTGGTACCTTGCTGTTTCCTACATGTAATTTTTATCTTTATACTTTGACAGGCTCTAGAGACCATTCAGATCCTTGCTGATGCCTTACCAAAGATTGTTCCTTATGTTCTAATCAACCACCGTGAGGTTTATACATAATTTTTTATGacaatataatatattgttgtagctatatacatatatctaGATATCACTCTTGATGAAATTTATCATTAGTTTGTTTTTGACTGATCTGGTGTTGTGATCGCAGGAGCTACTTCCTCTGATCATGTGTGCTATTGAGCGCCATCCAGAGAGCAGTACTCGAGATTCCTTGACCCACACATTGTTTAATCTAATCAAACGTCCAGATGAGCAGCAAAGAAGAATTATAATGGATGTAGGACATTCTAAGTGCTTCTTGTTCTATGGCttgaatattattttaatcttTACTAAATTTAGCCATGCATTTCAGGCATGCGTCAGCCTTGCTCAGAATGTAGGAGAGATGAAAACAGAAACAGAATTGCTTCCTCAATGTTGGGAGCAAGTAAGTTTGGGATTCAATTTTGTAGGGAATTTGGAACCATTCAGTCTATTTTAGTAAATTTATCTTTTGTTTCTTGGTTACAGATAAATCATACATATGAGGAACGCAGGTTGCTAGTTGCTTAATCATGTGGAGAGTTAGCAGAATTTGTTCGGCCTGAGATCCGTGATTCTCTTATCTTGTCTATTGTTCAACAACTCATAGAAGATTCTGCAACTGTTGTCCGGGAGGCTGCTGTACATAATCTTGCATTGCTGCTTCCactctttccaaatatggacAAATATTTCAAGGTCAGCCCCACTAATATGCTTCAGAGGCTCTTATGGAGAGGAATTCTGACTTGACAGAAATGGCTACAATGTAAGCTCTAGAACAGGCTTAACACATGGTCTAGGGAATGGAGACTAACCTCTTTATCATAGTATTGATGATTGACAAGAAAGACAAATGCATGAAGTAAAACACAAAAAGTGTGTCCAATTTTATACTACATCACTGTATTTGTAGGTTGAGGAATTGATGTTCCAATTGGTCTGTGATCCTTCTGGAGTGGTGGTGGAAACTACACTGAAAGAATTAGTCCCTGCAGTACTCAAATGGGGTAACAAATTAGACCATGTTTTGAGAGCTCTCCTCTCTCATATATTGAGCTCTGCTGAGGTATGCTAGAACTCTATTTAAATGATTTGcgttttttttgttcattcaCTTTATTTGATAGGACACTGTTCTATTTACATCTTTGTGATATTGCAGCGCTGTCCTCCACTTTCAGGGGTTGAGGGGTCTGTGGAGTCGCATTTTCGTGTGTTAGGAGAACGAGAACGCTGGAATGTTGATGTTTTATTACGAATGCTACTGGAAATGCTTCCCTCTGTGCACCAGAAAGCAATTGAGATGTCCCCATTGTCTTCTGATCCTGAAACAACTGGAAAAATATTTTCTACACCTTTCCTTGAATTGTATGCTGGGtaagctttatttttttttcttttttttttttggtcaatgtattttttttcattttattttttaaattttattgaggCTTTTGGTTTCAGACAATGTAACCTAACTAGCAAaggttgatttttttatatctgCTGATGATAAATTTTATCATGTGGGTAGGGGACATGTTCAATTGCCTGCTTTCGAGTGGTTGCATGTTGATTGCTTACCCGATTTAATACAGCTTGCCTGCTTGCTACCTCCAAAAGAAGATACTTTGCGAAATCGAATCACCAGGGTACTTTTTCCATAATTGCTGGTTTCTGTTGCTTATTTAAGTGGTTCTTATGCCTAATCTAGATGTTCCTGATGCAGTTTTTGTTGGCTGTATCTGAACACTACGGGGATTCTTATTTGACGCATATAATGCTGCCTATATTCTTTGTAGCCATTGGGGAAGAGGCTCAGTTGACATATTTTCCAGCAGCAAGCCATTCCAAAATTGAAGGTAGTAAGAAACAACATTTTCTGAAATGCATTCACATTTTTGTGTCAATTTTAATCGTTGCTGCATAAAACAGGTTTGATGCCAAGGACTGCTGTGGCTAAGAGACTGGCTACTATGTGCATCCTACCTCTTCTCTTGGCTGGAGTTTTGGGTGACCCGAGCAAGCATGAACAATTAGTGGAGTACTTGAGAAAGCTATTAGTTGAAGGTGTGGGGAATCAGTCGTCAAAGTGCAATACTGAGATTGTTGATGCTGTCCGCTTCTTATGGTTGGTAAAGTAACAACCTTATTAAACTTATTTGTTACATCGTATTGTGTTGTTGATGGGCTGCTCTGCTAATGCAGCACATTTGAGATTCATCATGGAATGATATTTAATATACTCTGGGAAATGGTTGTCAGCTCCAACATAGATATGAAAATCAATGCGGCCAATCTGCTGAAAGTTATTGTAAGTATAGCCATTCTTTGAGCAtcctcatctttatttttctgaccTCCAACCAATTAATTAATTGACTTTGCTGATCATAGGTTCCATATATTGACGCAAAAGTTGCATCTACTAATATATTGCCTGCCCTAGTAACTCTGGGCTCCGACCAGAACCTGAGTGTGAAGTATGCAAGCATAGTTGCCTTTAGAGCTGTCGCCCAACATTTTAAAAATGATATGGTTTGCATTTTGTTCCTTCTGTTGGGTATCTTAATGGAACAGTGTATGTATATCCTGCTGATCAGATTTGGTTTTTACCAGATTGTCGATAAGATACGTGTTCAGATGGATGCTTTTCTCGAGGATGGATCCCATGAAGCTACCATTGCTGTGGTTCATGCATTAGTAGTTGCTGTGCCTCATGCAACAGATAGGCTTAAAGATTATATCCTCAACATACAGCCcggagaaattattatattttcttttaaagaGCATGTTCCAGATATTGTCACAAATTATTTACTTGATTGTACTGTTATTTTAGACCACTGCCAAGTTGTTGAAGAATTCGGTTTTCTTTAACAATATATACATCTTTTGTCCAAGATCTTTCACCTTACAGGCACCCTACCTGCTAGTGACATGATGCGTCGTCGTGAGAGAGCAAATGCATTTTGTGAAGCGATCCGTGCTTTAGATGCAACAGGTATGCATCTTCTATATGCTAACATGTTTTTTAGCCAAACCACATGTGAAGAAGTCCTAAGATGGGATTGATTTCTCTATGGCATTTTTTTCCCCTCATTTGTTATTGATATTCCTCTCCTTGAGGTCCTTTCATTCCATAGCATATCATTTATGATGCAGGAAAGGGTAGtataagagagaaagagagaggtttAGAAGGGAGAAAGGGAATGAGGGAGGTCAGGGGAGAGATAACAAGGCACAGCCTTCAAAAGATACTTTTTAATTCATTCCAATCTACCCTGAAAGTATAATAGATAATCATACTTATAAGCTTCAAAGACGACTCTTAGACTCCTACAATACCATAGAACTGTAACTGCTAACTTATTAATTATAAGACATCTAAAGACTCTTAAAACTCTAGACTCAGAATTATTCTTGTAACTGAAAATGAACTCATTAACTTGACAAGACCCTTAAACTACCATGGAGACTTTCTTTTGCACCAGAAAAGGTTGGGCTTAGCTTTAGGCTTCCAAATAGGATATTTATTTTCCAGCCAGCTAAAGGCTGCTTCATCGATTTCCCAATAAAATGTTTCTCCATTCTGATGACTAAATGGTTAACAGTTCTCATATTTGAAAATGTTCTTGTGCATTTATCAAATTGATGAAATCCACACCTTTAAGTATATACTTGGTAAGAATTGATCCCCTAGACAGATGAGAAGATGCATGCTTATCTTAGCTTTTCAAAGGTCACATGCTGAAACCATTTGAAAAATTGGGCATTCGGGAATCAGGGGAAAACTTGATGTCATAGATACTGGCAAGAATTTTAATGATTTTCTGTGATATAACTGGAACATCAATCATTTATGCCCACTAGGTTTTTGTTTGTATTTTGTAGTACATTTTCTTGTCCAATTCCTGACATTATGTCCCTACAATATTTTGTTACCAACAATTACTCAAGTGTGTCAATTGTTTTGTTGGTTGTTCCAGATGGTTGACCAAAACCTTTTTTTCCGTGACACAAATGAGTTTTCCTCAATGATGAACTTTGAGTATATGGACATATACCAGATACTCCAAGTATGAAATCAAAAGCTAAGTCTATTATTCGACTAGTTTATTTGTCCTATaataataattgatttaagaTACTAGCTTTTGCAGAACCTATGAAGCAAGCAAATTTGTGTTTAGGCTCCTAGGCTTTCGTTTTTGAGATGGCAATGACCCCATAAGTTATTAAAACATGTTTCTTAGTTTTGagttaattattaaaaaaagtgTTGTGGCATACTATTATAGATTTATAGTGACTGCGGTTTGTATTGCTTTCTCTGTTATTTAGAAAGaaaagtaaatgtaaattaatatGCGCTCGTCTCTTACAATGTGTTAATGATTCAAGTGTTTAATGTACAGATATTTCAGCAACCAGTGTACGTGACTACCTCCTACCTACCATACAGAACTTATTGAAAGACTCGGATGCACTGGATCCAGTACACAAGGAAGCCCTAGAAATAATAATGAAGGAAAGATCTGGTGGAACTTTTGAGACCATCAGTAAGGTGATGGGTGCTGGACTTGCCTCCTCTGTGACTAGTTTCTTTGGTGAAGATGGGTTATTGGGAAAGAAAGTTAATGTTGAGCCACTTCCAGAGCCAGTTGAATCCTCGAAGTCTGCACCACCGCCACCAGCAGAGGATACTAGATTACAGCGCATTATGAGGGGAAACTTCACTGACATGCTCAGAGGCAAAGTAAAGGGCCAAGACGAAACTCAGAACTAGTAAATATCGAGTTTCTCTAGTGTTGGCTGATGGGCCAGAAAACATTCTGCATCTCATTCAGGTGGAGATGGTTCACAAGTCCGTCAAAGTTGTGATCTGACAGATGCAAGAGAATTCTGTTAAACTTCCTGTTTGTTTCCTCAtggacaaaaacaaaattaaatagGCTTAATAATGGAATACCTAACATGCATTATTGTTCTGATCGTATAGTATTAAAATTTTTGGACTGGTGAACAAACCGGATTCCAAATTATACTAATATAGTGTTTCGAATCATTTTGTTTGAAAGAGTGTCTTCGTCTTTGAACGGTTTGGCACTAGTTCATTCCCCAGCTTTCCTCAAGTTTATATGTAATGAACTAGGAAAGGTGTTTCTACTAAACTTTCAGATACATCAAGCAGTAGAAAATTTTGTGGACAAGTTTAAACTGGTAATTGGTGTTGGAAACATTCTACGTACTAAGCATACTAGAAGATGATAGTGGAGCTACATGGTTCAGGACTGAAGCAGAGAAGTTTATACCTGAGAGGCTCATGGGCATAGATCTTCGGGGAAACCACTTTGAGCTCCTTCCATTTGGCTTTGGACGAAGGCGTTGCCCTGGAATTCAACTAGGCCTAACGGTTGTCCAGTTAGTGCTGGCACAGCTTGTGCATTGCTTTGATTGGGAACTTTCAGATAACATGTCGCCGGATAACATGTTGGCTATTCCATCATATCGCCTTCACAAAAGATCACAGTGTTGTAATGACTTGTTTTCCTCGTAGCAGGATTGTTCTAATGTTCTGTTTTTCTATTCTATGTGACCACTGCTGTAGCATCTTGTGTTTACTTTCTTTTGTACAAgagaaaaccagaaattaaataatataatttagtTCATTTGAATTTAGGAGGCCTATATTTTCCTTTGTTAAATGATGTTAATCGTTATGCTTATTGCTGAGTTTTTGCTCCCACTGTAAATTGATTTTGTTAGATAAATACTTTAAACTATTATCAGAATAAAGGTTTGAATCTTTTTGGTACAGGCGGTACAGCAAGGGAGAATGTGCAGTGCATTTTGGAGTGAGAAGGTGGTTTGGGACACTTGAGTTGCCGGCTGAGGTGAATCTCCCACTACTCTTTGTTACGAAAATTTTCTTCTTcgatgacttttttttttctaactttTACTCGTCTCCATTAACTTGATTTTAGcgttttgaaattcattactctgttTCAGGAAAATCAAAGAGAATTCTATAGAAGTAAAATGAGTTTTGGGACTTTTCAAAAAtgaatatatgcaggactatAGGAGTTCTGTAGAAAGCTCCATGCTAGAACCATAGAGGAGTTGATATCATATGATTAACTTTATGTTTTAGCCTTAACAGCAGTTCTAGACTGCTGCAAATTGACAATAGATGGATATGTCTGATATGCCTGTCTAAATCCAGGTTGAGTCAATCCTCCAAGTTTCCTTTTAGAACAACCGAGATAGTTATGCAACAGGTGATTAGTTGAATCCTGAACCAACCAACCGGCATCAAAATCTGCCTTAGTACACCAAACTCTTGTCTCTGTTCATTTAGGACGACAGTATTGAAATTAGCGCAAGGTGATATCATAATCAACTTTAGGTTGTACACCTCGCATTAAAAGCAGCACCTGATTTCTAGGGATCGTCCGAAGAGAACAGGTAATTGAAGTGGTGGTGATCAAGTGAAAGAACTTCATTTTGGCATAAGCAGTAGTTAACTAGCTAGCACTCTGTACTCTGTAGGTCTTTCCATCTAATGCTGTCTTCATTCCTACGCAGCCAAGAGACCAATTGTTGTCATGTCTTTAAGATCGGGAGAATCTATGTTCTGGATGTTAGTGTTTTCCAAAATTTGACAGACAGCTCACTTGTTCTTCTAAACTAATGGAGTATCTATGAACTTGAAAAACAAGTACAAGGAGATCCTGTGTAAACTCAAGTTCTTGTACCATTCTAGTTATTTTTAGTTCATTAGCGAGTGGTTCGTTTGTTGGATGAAGTTGCATGATTGATTTAAAG
This genomic interval carries:
- the LOC126802332 gene encoding LOW QUALITY PROTEIN: uncharacterized protein LOC126802332 (The sequence of the model RefSeq protein was modified relative to this genomic sequence to represent the inferred CDS: substituted 2 bases at 2 genomic stop codons); its protein translation is MDVEKSSLCNCVVNFLLEENYCLTAFELLHELLDDGRDDQAIRLKTFFSDHSQFPPDQISKFNTLRVADPXSLLHEKESVEEKLAITEYELRLAQEDISKLKVEVEKKEADDSPATQSAESNAGGNNGQQCHRQKTDVSFSDLGPLKDNERRDLNCAVKEYLLTAGYRLTALTFFEEVTDQNLDVWQNLPACVPDALRHYYYQYLSSTTEAAEEKISMLRKNESLLEENEKLNYEKLCLVKNKDMAKGQISALNKSLESLQKDLKDKENLVQDLKQSVEHQRKELNDCRAEVTALKMRIEGSRLGRNMVATDIDHVQSLALEKYKEEVKSLQMELEILRSNIANAPDYVDVTQAGRGSMQMEEKVVVMDEEKSIIQHSVDAITKIVEKADQSLDAVDNLIIPKDVSEEDSVNPSNGSSALINGETVSKQNVEPSASGMLHLTTEDHSAETISEKRALETIQILADALPKIVPYVLINHREELLPLIMCAIERHPESSTRDSLTHTLFNLIKRPDEQQRRIIMDACVSLAQNVGEMKTETELLPQCWEQINHTYEERRLLVAXSCGELAEFVRPEIRDSLILSIVQQLIEDSATVVREAAVHNLALLLPLFPNMDKYFKVEELMFQLVCDPSGVVVETTLKELVPAVLKWGNKLDHVLRALLSHILSSAERCPPLSGVEGSVESHFRVLGERERWNVDVLLRMLLEMLPSVHQKAIEMSPLSSDPETTGKIFSTPFLELYAGGHVQLPAFEWLHVDCLPDLIQLACLLPPKEDTLRNRITRFLLAVSEHYGDSYLTHIMLPIFFVAIGEEAQLTYFPAASHSKIEGLMPRTAVAKRLATMCILPLLLAGVLGDPSKHEQLVEYLRKLLVEGVGNQSSKCNTEIVDAVRFLCTFEIHHGMIFNILWEMVVSSNIDMKINAANLLKVIVPYIDAKVASTNILPALVTLGSDQNLSVKYASIVAFRAVAQHFKNDMIVDKIRVQMDAFLEDGSHEATIAVVHALVVAVPHATDRLKDYLLSKIFHLTGTLPASDMMRRRERANAFCEAIRALDATDISATSVRDYLLPTIQNLLKDSDALDPVHKEALEIIMKERSGGTFETISKVMGAGLASSVTSFFGEDGLLGKKVNVEPLPEPVESSKSAPPPPAEDTRLQRIMRGNFTDMLRGKVKGQDETQN